In Fodinicurvata sediminis DSM 21159, the genomic window TTTTTCAACCAGGTCTTCCGCGACGGCTTCTTCCACGGCGACCAGCATCCGGGCAACATGTTCGTCACCGAACGCGGCACCATTGCCGCGGTGGACTTCGGCATCATGGGACGCCTGGACCGCAGGACCCGCTATTTCCTGGCCGACATGCTGCTGGCCACGCTGGCACGCGATTACCGACGCCTGGCCGAGGTGCAGATGGAAGCCGGCTACCTGCCCTCCGACCAGGCGGTGGACACCTACGCCCAGGCCCTGCGCGCCGTCTGCGAGCCGATCTTCGGACGTCCGCTCAACCGCATCTCCTTCGCCCGCCTGCTGGGCCAACTCTTCAAGCTGACCGAGACCTTCAACCTGTCGGTCCAGCCACAGCTGGTCCTGCTGCAGAAGAACATGCTGATGGCCGAGGGTGTCAGCCGCCGGCTGGACCCGGCCCTGAACATCTGGCTCTTGGCCGAACCGCTGATCGTGCGCTGGATGCAGGAAAACCGCGGGGTGAAAGCCCGTCTGAAGCATTCCGGCGAGGCCGTGGCCGGTGCACTGGAACGCCTGCCCGACACGCTGCTGTCCATGGAGCGGACGCTCCACGACCTGTCGGACAACGGCCTGCGCCTGCACAGCGACACGGCGGAACGCATGGCCGGCCGCCGCCGCATGGGTTGGGCCCTGCCAATTGGCAGCCTGGCGCTGCTGCTGGCGCTGGCGGCCCTGCTGATTGATTGAGCCATTGAATGAACCGCCCAACAGATCGAGAGGGCTGACGTGACATCCCCCCGCGACATCCTGAAACCGGTCCTGGTGCCCATCCATTCGGCGGGCTATCCCTTCATAGCCGGTTTTGCCGCCGCCACCCTGCTGCTGGGACTGCTGTGGGCCCCGCTGCTGATCCCCGGGGGGCTACTGACCGCCTGGTGCATCTATTTCTTCCGTGACCCGCCACGTGTGACACCCCAGCGCGCAGGACTGGTGATCTCGCCCGCCGACGGCATCGTGCTGCCCCATGTCCAGGCGGCTCCGCCGCCGGAACTGGGTCTGGGCGAGGCAGCGCGCACACGCATCAGCATCTTCATGAATGTCTTCGACGTGCATGTGAACCGCAATCCTGTCAGCGGCCGCCTGCGCCACCTGGCCTATCACAAGGGGCGTTTCCTCAATGCGTCGCTGGACAAGGCCAGTGACGAGAACGAACGCAATGCGCTGTGCATCGAACTGCCGGACGGACGCGACATTGTCGTGGTTCAGATTGCCGGACTGGTCGCACGGCGCATCTTGTGCGACCTGCGCGAAGGGCATAGCCTGAACCAGGGTGAACGCTTCGGCATGATCCGTTTCGGCAGCCGCCTGGATGTCTACCTGCCCGAGGGCGTGGGCCCTCTGGTCAGTCCGGGACAGCGCATGATCGCCGGCGAAAGCGTCCTGGCCGACCTGATGCCCGAAAGCTACAGCCAGGAAGCCCGGGAAGGGCGTTCCGGAGAGAGTACTTGATGCTGAATCGCCGCAGGAACCGCCGCAAACAGCGCCGCCCCCAGAGCGCATCGCTGGGACGGCTTGTCCCCAATGCCCTGACCGTGGCGGCGCTCTCCTCGGGCCTGACGGCCGTGCGCTTCGCCTACGAGGGAAGCTGGAACGCCGCCATCGTCGCCATCCTGGTGGCCGCCATCCTGGACGGCCTGGACGGCCGCATGGCCCGCCTGCTGCGGGCCACCAGCGATTTCGGCGCCGAACTGGACTCCCTGTCGGACGTCATCGCCTTCGGCGTGGCGCCGGCCATGATCCTCTATTTCTGGTCCCTGGACGGTCCGGGCAGTGCGGCCTGGGTCGTGGCCCTGTTCTATGTTGTCTGCGTCGCCCTGCGCCTCGCCCGCTACAACACGGACCAGGACAAACCCAGCTATGCCTACAACTACTTCACCGGTATCCCCTCGCCGGCTGGCGCCATAGTGGTGCTGCTGCCGCTCGTGATCAGCCGCGAGATCGGCAACGACCTGGCGGGAGATCCGCTGTTCGTATCCGGCTGGATGGCCCTGATCGGTATCCTTATGGTCACGCGCATCCCGACCTTCGCCGTACGCAGCCAACGCATCCCCAACCGCTACGTCCTGCCGCTGCTGGCTGCGGTCGGACTGATCACCGCCGGTCTGGCCGAGCGTCCCTGGTGGACCATAACGCTGGGCAGCGTCGTCTATCTCGCCAGCATTCCGCTGTCTTACAGGTCCTTCAAGCGCCTGGAAGCCAAGGTGGCGCTGGCCGAGGAAGAGAGTACCGAGCCCTCGCAACAGCCTGCTGCCGAAGGCGCGGTCCCGCTACACAAGCACAAGTGATCGACTAACGGCTCTGCAGCGCCACCCCCAGCTCAATCAGTCTGCAAAGAGGGCTTCACGAAAAAGGCCCGGATGCGAACATCCGGGCCTTTTCGTCTCATGCTGTTCCCATGCGGCTATTCGCGCATGATCCCCAGAATGCTGAGGATGTAGATGAACAGGGTCACGAAGGAGCCATAGAGCATGAAGGCTCCGAAAATGGCCTTGCGCATGGTGATGTCGGCACCATCGTTCTCCTGGTACATGTTCTTGATCATCTGGGTTTCGTAGGCGGTCAGGCCGGCGAAGACCAGGACCACCAGGACCGACAGGCCAAGCTGGAACATGCCGCTCTGGAAGAAGAAGGCATTGGCCAGCAGGGCGATCAGCAGGCCGATGGTGGCCATCGCCAGGAACGCGCCGATCGGGCCGAGATTGCGCTTCGTGGTATAGCCATAGAGGCTTAGCCCCGCGAAGGCACCGGCCGTGATGAAGAAGGCGCGCGCGATCATCATCGGGTCAATGGCTGCATAGGCCGCCATCATCGGGCCCAGCAAGGCACCCCAGAGCGCGGCATAAACCCAGAAACAGGCCTGGGCCGCCCCGATGGACTTGGACATCATGATCTTCGGCGCAAAGAAGCCGAGACCCAAGATGCCGATGAAGAACAGCCAGAACGAGGATGCCACGGCCTGAACCAGGGCCGGGTTCATGGCGACGATCATCGCGATCGCGCCCGTGAAGGCGATCCCCAGTGACATGTAGTTGTAGACGCGCAGCATGTACTGGCGCAGGCCGGCATCAATCTGTTCCGCCGTTTGCGCCCGGCTCTGCGCGCCGGTCATATAATTGCGATCTGGACCGAGGGCCATCTCACTCCTCTCTTTCGAAATGCTGTGTTCGACTGCAATAGATATGAGGCATTCTTTCATGCAAATCAATCGAATCCGGAAGCGTAAGCCCTGCAAAAAGTGCAGGGATCGCGCAAACTTGCCCCAATTTCATCATAATTCCCCGCCTCTGCCGGGAAAATATGACTTCAACCCCCAACCGCTCAGAAGCGAAAGCCGATGCGCAGGTTGTTGCTGTCCTCGAACGATCGGATTCGCAACCTCTCCTATCCTGCTTCGCAAAGGTGCGGGGTCGCAAACAGGTGTGCCGTGACAAGACCCTTCATGGGCGGGATAGTTTCCTGCACCAAAGCAAGAAAACGGGATGGACTCGAGATGGATCTGAGATTGAACGGCAAACGTGCCCTGGTTACAGGTGCAAGCTCCGGTATTGGTGCGGGAATCGCCAAGGTTCTGGCCCAAGAGGGCGCGCACCTCGTCATGACCGCCACCAATCGGGATCGTCTGGAAGGCGTGGCCCAGGAGATCGTGTCCGCCGGGCAGGAGAAACCGACCCTTGTCACGGCAGACATCACCGAAGCACAGGCCGTGAAAGACCTAGCCGAAAAGGCGAAGAACGCCCTGGACGGCATAGATATCCTGGTGAACACCGCCGGCAGCTCGCGGCCCACCGACACGCAGGCCGACGACACCTTCTGGGAGGAAGCCTTCGAGTTGAACTTCTCGTCCGCCCGCCGACTGACACAGGCCCTGCTGCCCGACATGCGCAAGCGGCAATGGGGACGCATCATCAATATCAGCGGTACCATGGAACCGCGCAGCCTGAATGCGGCAAGTGCCGCCAAGGCGGCGCTGCATGTCTGGGCCAAGGGATTGTCCTGCGATGTGGCCGCCAAAGGCGTGACCGTGAACTGCGTGGCGCCCGGGCGCATCAACAGCGCCCAGATCCGGGACCGGCTGCACCCCACCGAGGAAAGCCGCCAGGAGTTCATCGCTCGCAACATACCGGCCGGCACCTTTGGCGAGCCTGAGGACATGGGTTACATGACGGCCTTCCTGGCCTCACCGCTGGCCTGGTACATTACCGGGGCGGTCATACCCGTGGACGGGGGCATGCACTACTTCTCACACTGAACGACACGGCTGGGGACAAGCCCAGGGCTCAATAGGGCTGGCCATCCTTGTGCGTGAATTGCCAGGCCCCGTCCGTCCCAAGGACCGCCTGCAGGTCGTCCTGGGGATAGCTGACCGCGTCACCGCTGCTGCGATCCCCAACCTCCAGGAAGACGGCATCCTGGTCCGTACGATTGACCAGGTGATGAGCCTGACCGCCAGCGGGAAAACCCGCACACATGCCTGGCGACAATGGGACCTCCGCCTCCTCGGTAATCAGCGTCGGCGCGCCTTCCAGGATATAGACGAACTCGTCCTGTCGGCTGTGACGGTGCAGCAGGGCCGATTCCCCACCAGGTGCCAGTCGGGTGAGGTTCACACCGAAACTGCTCAGCCCGAAACGCGTGCCCAGTGGCCGCTTTTCACGCTTCGCCATGCGACTGAAGAAGGGTTCGGGATAGTTGGAGGGTTTGCTGCGCTTCTCGGCCTCCTGGGCTCTGAAGGCCACCGGCGCCGCGCGCGTTGGTTCGTTCATGGCCTTGCCTCCTTTCCCGGTTTCGCTGGTTATCCGGCCATGCAAACAGAGCGGTCGGGGTGTGTCGAGATCACCCGCAAGGGTGTTCTCGACACACGAAGCCCCGCTACAGCTTTTCGACGTCCGGGGGTGCGCCGACTTTCACATGCGATACATCCTCGCTCATCAGCCCGCGCGCCAGGGCAAAGATCATGGCGAAGACCAACACGAAGATGGGAAGGCCGATGACCGTAATGACCTGCTGCAAGGCCTCCAGTCCGACCGAACCCGCCAGCACGATCAGCATCGCTGCGACCGCGCCTTCGGCCACACCCCAGAACACCCGCTGGCGCACCGGTCCAGAATCGGCATCCCCGGTACAGAGCATATCGACGACCAGGGAGGCCGAATCCGAAGAGGTGGCGAAGAAAATGGCCACGATGACGATGGCCAGGCCCTGGATCAGGGTTGTCGCCGGGAAATGCTCGAAGAAGGCGAACATGGCCAGTGGCACGCTTTCGGCAACGGCCGCCGATAGCTGTCCGGCCTGATCGCCCATGGCTTCACGGGCTGTCGAGCCGATACCATCGATCTCCATGGCCGACCAGCCGAAGATCGCAAACCAGACCAGGGTAAAGAGCGAGGGCGCAAAGAGCACGCCCAGGACGAATTCCCGGATCTGGCGTCCCTTGGAGATGCGGGCGACGAAGATGCCGATGAAGGGCGACCAGGTGACGGTCCAGGTCCAGTAGAAGACGGTCCAACTGCCCTGCCAGCCCCAGCGACCATCCTCCTGCGTGTACTGGGCGAGCGTATCGTTCCAGAAGGCCATGGGCACAATGTTGGAGATGTAGATCCCCAGCGTCTCCACGACCCCCCTCAGCAGGAACACCGTCGAACCGGCCACGAGCACGAAAAGCATGAGCCCCGTTGCCATGCCAATGTTGATGTTCGACAGCAGTTTCACGCCGCTGTCGAGCCCGGCGACGATCGAACTGACGGCAACGATGGTCAGGACGGCGATGATGATGACCTTGGTCGTCACACTGTCGGACACACCAATCAGTTCCGTCAGCCCGGCATTGATCTGGGACGTCCCAAGTCCGATCGACACGGCAACACCGAACAGGGTGCCCAGGACGGCAAAGACATCGATGGTCTTGCCGATGGGGCCATAGATCCTGTCGTGCAGCAGGGGATAGAACACGGAACTCACCCGAACCGGCAGGTTATAGCGGTAGATGAAGTAGGCGAAAGCCAGGCCCGGCAGCGTGAATATGGTCCAGGTATGCAGCCCCAGATGATAGAGCGAGAAGCCTATGGCGTCCCTTGCGGCGTCCACGGAATGCGGCTCCACATCGGGCTGGGGTGGGTTGGAGAAGTGGAAGACCGGCTCGGCCACACCCCAGAACATCAGGACGGTGCCGATGCCACCGGCGAAAAGCATCGTGAACCAGGACAGGTTCCCGTACGCCGGCCTGGCGTCCTCTCCACCCAGACGTATGTTGCCGTAGCGGCTGATCGCCACCCACAGCAGGAAGAACAGCCAGACATTCACCCCGAAGATGAAAAACCAGCCCAGGTTGGTGACAATCCACTCGCGGCCTGCTGTGAAAGCGTCCCGAATGGACTCCGGCATGATGACCAGGGCCAACAGGAAGACGATCATGGCAGCGGCAGATGTGAAGAAGATGGTTGGCTCGGTGCGCAGACCGAGACGTTTAGCGAGTTCGTCCATTTCAGCATTCCCCTGTTCTTGGTTATGCTTCAGGCCTGAAATCTGCTTTATCCGCCGCGTACTATCTTCTTCGCGCGACGATACGGTCCTCTCGTTCCTTGGCCCGATCCAGCCCAGCCAAAAGCAAACTGGGCAGCTATTCTTGCACTAAGGTTACACGATGCTGCCAGCATGCATTGTTGCATCGCTTTATTGCAATCAATCTTTGAACCTTCCATAACCCAGAGCCAATAATTGTCATAAGGCCGTTAGATAGCCTCAAGTTTCAGAAATCAGAGCCGGGGCTCAATTCTGCCGACTGAAGACAATGACTACGGATCGAGTCTGGATACACCCAGCGATGCCCAGCGTCTCGGAATTCCTGGCTCGACGGAGAACAAGAGGAGACAGGCCGCGACCAGACCAGGAGGCACGCCACAGAACCAACGGACGTACTGCTGCAATATGAGCGCAATCCGCGACTAGCGCCCCCTGCCCAGCTATTTCAGGGTATCTGCCTTGCTGGCATGAAGGCTGGCTGGCTGCTCCCCCGGGGCCGGAGCGCCGGTTTCATCCTGGGGAAACCAGCCGCGTGTGCGATTGGCAAAGGCCACCAACGAAAGCATCACCGGCACCTCGACCAGCACACCGACCACGGTCACCAGCGCTGCACCCGAATTGAGCCCGAACAGGCCAATGGCCACGGCCACGGCCAGCTCGAAGAAATTCGAGGTCCCGATCAGGGCGCAGGGGGCCGCCACGTTGAAGGGCACGCGCCACAGCCAAGCAGCCGTATAAGCCAAGGCGAAGATCCCATAGGATTGGATCAGCAGAGGCACAGCAATCAAGGCGATCAGCAGCGGCTGGTCGAGGATGACCGGCCCCTGGAAACCAAACAGCAGCACAACGGTTGCCAGCAGTCCCAGCACTGACAGGGGTTTCACACGGCTGGTGAATTGCGTCACTTCGGCTTCGCCCTGGGGGCCGTCGCCTGCCCTTTGCGTCAGCTTCCGCCGGGTCAGCGCACCGGCGATCAGGGGAATGACGACATAGAGCAGCACCGACAGCAGCAGCGTTTCCCAGGGTACGGACAGGTCGGTCACACCCAGCAGCAGGGCCACGATCGGCGCAAAGGCAAAGACCATGATCACGTCGTTCAGCGAAACCTGGACCAGGGTGTAGTTGGGATCGCCGCGCGTCAGTTGGGACCAGACGAAGACCATGGCCGTACAGGGCGCTGCCCCCAGCAGGATCAAGCCCGCAATATACTGCCCGGAATTGGCCGGGTCGATCAGCCCCGAAAAGAGATACTCGAAGAACAGGACGCCAAGCGCCGCCATGGTGAAGGGCTTGATCAGCCAGTTGACTGCGAGCGTGATGATCAGGCCCTTCGGCCGCTCATGGACCCGCTTCAGGCTGGAAAAATCCACAGCCACCATCATGGGATAGACCATGAACCAGATCAGGATGGCCACCAGGAAGTTGACGGAACCATACTCGAGGCCGGCCAGGAAGCCGAAAACCCCCGGCAGAAGGCTGCCCAGAACAATTCCGGTCACGATGCAGAGCGCAACCCAAAGAGAGAGGTATCGTTCGAATCGCGACATGAAAATGGCTTTCCTGGCTTGTCCGTGAGTATCTTGGTGAAGCGAATGTCAGGCTTCCGGTGGGTGGTAACAATCCGGACCAGCCAGTTCACCCCGGCTGTCCTGCTCGAAGATCCGCTCCAGCAGGCTGGCCAGAGGCAACAGGCGGCTTGGGTCCAGGGAATAGCAAACCCGGGGGCGTTCGATCTCCCCGACAATCACGCCGGCGCTTTTCAGGATACGCAGGTGCTCGGAAACCGTGGACTGTGCCAGCCCGACCTCGGCGACAATATCGCCACCGATGCAGGATTGCTTGTCCAGCAGCAGCCGCACGATGCGGATGCGCACCGGATGGGCCAATGCCTTGGCGAGGCTCGCCACCTCCTCGTCCGTATCCGAGCTGGAGGCTTGCTGAAAGCGGATCAGGACCGTCATGGAAAGCTCACAATCGCATATCGTCGATTGACGATATTTAGCATGCCGTCAGAGCTGCCTCAAGAGGCAAGTGAGGTGGAGCTGCTCAATCGTTGCGCAACAGGGGTCCCGCCTTCTGCGACAGGGCACGCCAGGTGCCGGCAAAGCCAAAGATCAGGGTCACGGCCACCGCTGCCAGCACGGTCACGACGGCCTGCAGCGGCAGGAAGTGGAACTCCGCCTTCATCACGAAGACCAGGACAGCCCAGGCGCCCAGCGTTCCGAAAACGACCGCCACCAGGGCCGCACTGACGCCAAGCAGGCTGAATTCCATCAGATAGGCGCGCGCCACATCCCGGCGCGTTGCGCCCAGGACCTTCAGGACAACGGAATCATAGATTCGTCGATGCTGTCCGGCAGCCACCGCTCCGGCCAGCACCAGCAGACCGGCCAGCAGCGTCACCGAGCCGGTGGCCGTGACGGCCGCGGCCGCATTGCGCAGGATCTCGGCCACACTGCCCAGGGCTTCCTTCACACGTATGGGCGAGACGTTCGGATAGCGGTCGGTGACCATACGCTCCAGGGCCAACTCCTGATCCGGATCCAGGCGCACCGTCGCGATCTGGGACTGCGGCGCGGCCTCCAACATGCCCGGCGAGAAGACCATGACGAAGTTGATGGTCAGGTCCGACCAGTCGACCTCGCGCAGGTTGGCGATCTCGACCTCTATGTTCCGACCCAGCACATTGATCGTCATCTCGTCGCCCGGACCGAGGTCCAGAGCCTGTCCGACCTCGTTGTCCAGCGAGACCAGGGGGGTGCCGTCATAATCGGCAGGCCACCAATCCCCTTCCGTCAGACGGGTGTTCTCCGGTGGCTCGGCCGACCAGGTCAGGCCGCGGTCGCCGCGGAACACCCAGCGTATGTCCTCGGGTATCTCCATCTCCTCGGGCGACAGGCCGTTCACCTCGGCAATGCGCCCGCGCAGCATCGGCACATGATTGACCTCCTCGACCCCCTCGAAGTTCCGCACGTCCTGAACGAAACTGTCGATCTGGTCCGGCTGGATATCGATGAAATAGAAGCCAGGCGCCTCTTCGGGCATGTCCTCCAACACTTGGCGCTTCAGGTTGCCCTCGATCAACGCAATGGCCACCAGTACCGTCAACCCCAGGCCAAGCGAAGTGATCACACTGCCCGTCGCGGCGCCGGGACGGTACAGATTGGCCACGGCAAGCCGCAGGCCGGGCCGGCGAATGCGCGGCAGCTTGCGGGCGGCATAGGCCAGGCCGGCCGCTGTGATGCGGAAGGCCAGCAATGCTGCAATGGCACCGCCCACGAAGCCCAGAGCCACACGGCCTCCGTCCGTCCCGACCACAGCCACCGCCACCAGACCCGCCCCCAGCAGCAGGATCGTCAGGGCCACGCGGGGCGAGGGACGCGCACGGGCCTGCGAGACCAGGCCGCGAAACAGGGCCGCTGCAGGAATCTGCTGTGCCTGCGACAAGGGCCAGAGCGAGAAGACCAGGGTGGTCAAGACACCGAAGACCGTCGCCAACAACAGGGGATAGGGATAGAGGCCCACTGCTATGGGATAGTTCAGCCGCTCGGCCAGCAGGGGACCGAAGACCAGCGGCGTCATCGCACCGATCAGCAGGCCGCCCGCAATACCAGCCAAAGCCAGGGTCAGGATCTGCAGCAGGTAGGTCGTGAAGACCAGGCGTGCCGGTGCGCCCAGGCATTTCATCGTGGCAATGGTCGAACGCCGGCTCTGCAGGAAGCTGCGCACCGCATTGGCAATGCCGACCCCTCCGACCAGCAGGGAGGTGAGCCCCACCAGGGTCATGAAGATGGTGATCTGATTGACGAAACGGTCCAGGCCCGGCGCGGCATTCCTGAGGTCACTTATACGCCAGCCGGCATCGGGAAATTGCGCGTTCAGGCGCGCCTTCCAGCTGTCCAGATTCTCGCCTTCCGGCAGGTCCAGGCGATAGTGGTGATAGATCAGGCTGCCGGGCTGGGCCAGTCCGCTTTCTTCCAGACCCTCCTGGGAAACCATGACACGTGGACCGAGCGTAAAGGCGCGTGTGGTCCTGTCGGGTTCCCGCGTGATCACCCCGCGAATCTGGAAGCGGCCTTCCCCAAGCGCGATCTCGTCACCGGTCTCGAGCTCCAGGCGATCGAGCACACCCTGGTCCACCAACGCTCCCTGCAAGCCATCCTCGGCGGCAAGCAGCCTTTCGGGCGCGCCAGCCGGCTCCGTCTGCAGTTCTCCATAGAGAGGATAGGCCGAATCGACACCCTTGAGTTCGGTAAGTCGACGCTGGTCGGGATTCTCGGCATTGCGGACCATGGCCCGCATTTCCGTGGCATGGGAAAAACGCGCGCTGTTCTCGCGCAGCCAGTCCGCCTCTTCCTCGGTGGCGGCGCGATGGATCAGGCGCAGTTCCACCTCACCTCCCATCAGGCTGCGCCCGTTGCGTTCCAGGCCCGTCATCAGGGCTTCGGAAAGCGACTGGACGCCAGCAATCGCGGCCACGCCCAGAAACAGGCAAGCAAGGAAGATCCGGAAGCCTTTCAGGCCGCCACGCATCTCGCGCCGGGCCATGCGGGCCGCCAGGGCCAGCGACGACGCTCTGTTGGAAGTGCCATTGGCTGTCATGCGCGCGAGGCCATCTTGCTGCCCTGCTCGGACTGACCGTCCAGCAACTGGTCCGACACAATCTCGCCATCGGCAATCCGGATGCGCCGCGCACACCGCTCGGCCAGGGCCGGATCATGGGTGATCAGCAGCAGGGTCGTATTGTGTGTTCGCTGCAGTGAGAACAGCAGGTCGATCACCTTGCCGCCCGTTTCGCCGTCAAGGTTGCCGGTCGGTTCATCGGCCAGAAGCAGGTCCGGCGATGTGGCAAAGGCACGGGCCAGTGCCACCCGCTGCTGTTCGCCACCCGAGAGTTGGCCGGGGTAGTGGTCGAGCCTGTGGCTCAACCCGACATCGGCCAGGACCTCGGCCGCACGCTCGAAAGCGTCGTTGCGGCCGGCAAACTCCAGGGGGATGGCCACGTTTTCACGCGCGGTCATTGTGGGAATCAAATGGAAATCCTGGAAGACGATACCGATCCGGTCCCGTCGAAACTCTGCCAGCCCATCCTCGTCCAACTGGCCGATATCCTGGCCCGCAACCTCTATCTGACCTCCCGTAGCCCGTTCCAGGCCGGCCGAGACCATCAATAGCGAGGTCTTTCCCGAGCCGGACGGCCCCACCAGCGAAACGGTCTCGCCGCGCGCGATGGACAGGGTAATTCCGCGCAGGACATGCACCTCCGTCGCCGTACCACGGTATGTAAGGTGCAGATCCTTCAGATCGATCATTGCAGTGTCTGCGGGGGTTTCATCACCGTTTCGGGGCAAGTCTGGCTCCTGGAAGATAAAGAGATGGCGGGCGCAGCCGAAGGCTGGAAACAGCTTGCTGCCACTCTCGATATAGGCTGGCCTGCAAGCGGATCAACGTAGACGTGCCTTGATTGCGCCATCCTGCAGCTTAACTCTGTGGATGTCAGAATTATGGCCCCTGTTCAATCGACAGCAATTCAATCATTGGCGTGCATGCGCACAGTTTCTGGAATCTCATGACAAAGACGACTTTCTTGACGGCCTTCCTCAGCATTGCAGTCCTGTTTGCCATGCCGGCCCTGGCCGAGGACAGGCTGAAACTCATGGCCTATGGCGATTCCCTGGTCCACGGCTATGGCCTGAGCGATGGAGAGACTTTTCCCGACCAACTGGAAACGGCCCTCCAGGAGAAAGGCTATCAGGCAGATGTCCTGAACGCCGGAAATTCCGGCGACACCTCGCGCGCCGGTCTGTCGCGCGTCGACTGGGCGCTGGCCGACAACCCAGACGCGGTGATCCTTGTGCTGGGAGCTAACGATGCCCTGCGCGGCCTCGAGCCCGACGCCATGGAGGAGAACCTTTCCGAACTGATTGACCGTTTCCGGCAGGAAGACCTGCCCATCCTGTTGGCCGGGATGATGGCCCCCCGGAACATGGGACCGAACTATACCGAGGAATTCGACGCCGTCTTCCCGCGCCTGGCCGAGAAGCATGATGTGCTCTTCTATCCCTTTTTCCTGAAAGACGTGGCCGCCGAACGCGACCTCAACCAGGACGACGGCATTCATCCCAATGCCGAGGGAGTCTCCGTGATCGTCGAGAACATCCTGCCCAAGGTCGAGGAACTGATCGAGGAAACACGCGGCTCTTCAGCAAACCAGGACGAAAGCGCTTCCTGACCGCCCCGACTTACTCGGCCTGACTTGCGTTCCGGCCTGTCTCTCTTCAGAAAGAGGCCGTTACAACACAAGCAATCCGCAACAGAACGGAGATCAATATGCAATACCGCCCGCTCGGCCGGACCGGCCTGAACGTGAGCGCGCTCTGCCTGGGAACCATGACCTGGGGCGAGCAGAACAGTCCCGAGGAGGCCTTCGAACAGATGGATTACGCCGTGGCGAACGGCGTCAACTTCTTCGACACGGCCGAAATGTACCCCATCGCCACACGCGCCGAGACCTACGGCCGAACCGAGGAAATCATCGGCGACTGGCTGGCCGCCCGCGGCGGCCGCGACAAGCTGGTCCTGGCCACCAAGGCCGTGGGACGCAGTTCCAATTTTCCCTACATCCGCGATGGAGAGCCCCGGCTCAACCGCCAGAATATCCGTCAGGCCGTGGATGACAGCCTGAAGCGTCTGCAGACCGACTACATCGACCTCTATCAGCTGCACTGGCCCGAACGCACAACCGACCGCTTTGGCAAACTGGGCTTTCACGCGGTGGCCGACGAGGAGACCGTGCCCATCGAGGAGACTCTGGAAGCCCTCGACGAACAGGTGCAGGCCGGCAAGATCCGTCATATCGGCCTGTCAAACGAGACGGCCTGGGGCACCATGACCTTCCTGAAGCTGGCCGAAGCCGGCAAGGGCCCGCGTGTGGCCTCCGTCCAGAATCCCTACAGCCTGCTCAACCGCAGCTTCGAGACAGGCCTGGCAGAGGTCGCCCTGCGCGAGGACTGCGGCCTGCTGGCCTATGCCCCCGTCGCCGCCGGTGTTCTGACCGGGAAGTACCAGGGCGGCCGGCGGCCCGAGGGCGCGCGCCTGACCCTGTTCCCGCAGAATTCGCGCTACATGAATCCCCAGGCCGATGCCGCGGTGGCAAAGTATGTGGCGTTGGCCCG contains:
- a CDS encoding BCCT family transporter; this encodes MDELAKRLGLRTEPTIFFTSAAAMIVFLLALVIMPESIRDAFTAGREWIVTNLGWFFIFGVNVWLFFLLWVAISRYGNIRLGGEDARPAYGNLSWFTMLFAGGIGTVLMFWGVAEPVFHFSNPPQPDVEPHSVDAARDAIGFSLYHLGLHTWTIFTLPGLAFAYFIYRYNLPVRVSSVFYPLLHDRIYGPIGKTIDVFAVLGTLFGVAVSIGLGTSQINAGLTELIGVSDSVTTKVIIIAVLTIVAVSSIVAGLDSGVKLLSNINIGMATGLMLFVLVAGSTVFLLRGVVETLGIYISNIVPMAFWNDTLAQYTQEDGRWGWQGSWTVFYWTWTVTWSPFIGIFVARISKGRQIREFVLGVLFAPSLFTLVWFAIFGWSAMEIDGIGSTAREAMGDQAGQLSAAVAESVPLAMFAFFEHFPATTLIQGLAIVIVAIFFATSSDSASLVVDMLCTGDADSGPVRQRVFWGVAEGAVAAMLIVLAGSVGLEALQQVITVIGLPIFVLVFAMIFALARGLMSEDVSHVKVGAPPDVEKL
- a CDS encoding phosphatidylserine decarboxylase, which codes for MTSPRDILKPVLVPIHSAGYPFIAGFAAATLLLGLLWAPLLIPGGLLTAWCIYFFRDPPRVTPQRAGLVISPADGIVLPHVQAAPPPELGLGEAARTRISIFMNVFDVHVNRNPVSGRLRHLAYHKGRFLNASLDKASDENERNALCIELPDGRDIVVVQIAGLVARRILCDLREGHSLNQGERFGMIRFGSRLDVYLPEGVGPLVSPGQRMIAGESVLADLMPESYSQEAREGRSGEST
- a CDS encoding cupin domain-containing protein yields the protein MNEPTRAAPVAFRAQEAEKRSKPSNYPEPFFSRMAKREKRPLGTRFGLSSFGVNLTRLAPGGESALLHRHSRQDEFVYILEGAPTLITEEAEVPLSPGMCAGFPAGGQAHHLVNRTDQDAVFLEVGDRSSGDAVSYPQDDLQAVLGTDGAWQFTHKDGQPY
- a CDS encoding SDR family NAD(P)-dependent oxidoreductase, coding for MDLRLNGKRALVTGASSGIGAGIAKVLAQEGAHLVMTATNRDRLEGVAQEIVSAGQEKPTLVTADITEAQAVKDLAEKAKNALDGIDILVNTAGSSRPTDTQADDTFWEEAFELNFSSARRLTQALLPDMRKRQWGRIINISGTMEPRSLNAASAAKAALHVWAKGLSCDVAAKGVTVNCVAPGRINSAQIRDRLHPTEESRQEFIARNIPAGTFGEPEDMGYMTAFLASPLAWYITGAVIPVDGGMHYFSH
- the pssA gene encoding CDP-diacylglycerol--serine O-phosphatidyltransferase; this encodes MLNRRRNRRKQRRPQSASLGRLVPNALTVAALSSGLTAVRFAYEGSWNAAIVAILVAAILDGLDGRMARLLRATSDFGAELDSLSDVIAFGVAPAMILYFWSLDGPGSAAWVVALFYVVCVALRLARYNTDQDKPSYAYNYFTGIPSPAGAIVVLLPLVISREIGNDLAGDPLFVSGWMALIGILMVTRIPTFAVRSQRIPNRYVLPLLAAVGLITAGLAERPWWTITLGSVVYLASIPLSYRSFKRLEAKVALAEEESTEPSQQPAAEGAVPLHKHK
- a CDS encoding Bax inhibitor-1/YccA family protein; its protein translation is MALGPDRNYMTGAQSRAQTAEQIDAGLRQYMLRVYNYMSLGIAFTGAIAMIVAMNPALVQAVASSFWLFFIGILGLGFFAPKIMMSKSIGAAQACFWVYAALWGALLGPMMAAYAAIDPMMIARAFFITAGAFAGLSLYGYTTKRNLGPIGAFLAMATIGLLIALLANAFFFQSGMFQLGLSVLVVLVFAGLTAYETQMIKNMYQENDGADITMRKAIFGAFMLYGSFVTLFIYILSILGIMRE